In one window of Bradysia coprophila strain Holo2 chromosome IV unlocalized genomic scaffold, BU_Bcop_v1 contig_106, whole genome shotgun sequence DNA:
- the LOC119070837 gene encoding uncharacterized protein LOC119070837 has translation MYFQFVFAILVVLFLYAKNVRTLEPIYGIYRDSSKYFYLKFCAMYLLLTLRRRKTADIEELEKRHQLSENPMAADAVYFHGVSDDNCILALATAQRKNNRVNAFVILRIPEFSDQILVSPKWPDSTLIQTDSEYKDDHNYAVEGIKLTPIIPMRTWKLSYNGKLKLEKDQSQTFDVKIDAIWTTNLPHYNFDTDMHPKPIAKAMAMEPWSKEYFKNLERFHQTHYEQHGDVRGTATIDGKDYTIFTNSLRDHTVADLRDWKNFHRYAIHFLTLENGDRLTVGAICTPVLFSSFVMGFITKAKLGVNHAITDCDFKLYQHGEEEKPPTDYGFTFWAGGERYVVQALGYEKVEFYMGTEAEARLVEQYTTCTVNGVRGWGFCEWCYRHVDGLPQ, from the exons CGGGATAGTTCCAAGTATTTCTACTTGAAATTTTGTGCTATGTACCTCTTATTGACGCTACGAAGACGTAAAACTGCTGATATTGAAGAGCTGGAAAAAAGGCATCAATTGTCGGAGAATCCAATG gCAGCTGATGCAGTCTACTTTCATGGTGTCTCTGACGATAATTGTATTTTAGCTCTGGCTACTGCCCAGCGCAAGAACAATCGAGTGAATGCCTTTGTCATTCTTCGAATCCCAGAGTTCAGCGATCAAATTCTGGTCTCACCTAAGTGGCCGGATTCGACGTTAATTCAAACCGACTCTGAGTATAAAGATGACCATAATTATGCTGTTGAAGGGATCAAACTGACACCGATTATACCAATGAGAACATGGAAGTTGTCATACAACGGgaaattgaa aCTCGAAAAGGATCAATCTCAAACGTTTGATGTGAAAATTGATGCAATTTGGACAACAAATCTGCCGCATTACAATTTCGATACTGATATGCATCCGAAGCCTATAGCAAAAGCTATGGCAATG GAACCATGGAGtaaagaatattttaaaaatcttgAACG TTTCCATCAAACCCACTACGAGCAACATGGTGACGTAAGAGGAACAGCTACAATTGACGGCAAAGACTATACGATATTCACAAATTCATTAAGAGACCATACCGTTGCTGATTTGAGGGATTGGAAGAATTTTCATCGATATGCGATACATTTCTTAACGTTGGAGAATGGTGACCGATTGACCGTTGGAGCCATTTGCACTCCAGTTTTGTTCTCGAG ttttgtaATGGGATTCATCACGAAAGCTAAACTTGGTGTGAATCATGCCATTACCGATTGTGACTTCAAGCTTTATCAACACGGAGAAGAGGAAAAACCTCCAACAGATTATGGTTTTACATTTTGGGCAG GTGGCGAACGTTACGTAGTTCAAGCGCTTGGATAtgaaaaagttgaattttacaTGGGAACTGAAGCTGAGGCAAGATTGGTAGAACAATACACTACTTGCACCGTGAATGGAGTTCGCGGTTGGGGCTTCTGCGAATGGTGTTACAGACATGTGGACGGGCTACCACAatag